Genomic segment of Myxococcus stipitatus:
TGTGGCACGGTGGAAGGGTTCAACGTGTGCGTGGCCGCGTCCTCCGGGAAATTCCGCGAGCTGCTCCTGCGCGCCGCGGCCCCGACACAGACGCCTCCCGCCGTGAACAACACGCCCTGAAGCCCAGCGCGGGGCTTACGACTCCGCGCTCTTGCGCAGCACCGTGCGCTCGAGCTTCCCCATCGCATTGCGGGGGAGCGCATCCACCCAGAAAAACCGCGTCGGGAGCTTGAAGCCCGCGAGTGATTGGCGGCACCACGACTCCAGCGCGTCGTCGCTGGGCCGCGCCTGTCCCGCGCGCGGAGCCAGGAAGGCCACGGGGACCTCGCCCCAGCGCGCGTCTCGAACGCCCACCACCGCGGACTCCTGCACGGAGGGATGATTCGCGAGCACGGCTTCCACCTCGGCCGGGTAGATGTTCTCTCCGCCCCGGACGATGAGGTCGGTGCGGCGCGACAGCACCGTGAGGCGCCCGCGCGAGTCCAACACACCGAGGTCTCGCGTCCGCAGCCAGCCGTCTCGCAGCGCTTCGCTCGTGGCCTCGGGGCGCTGCCAGTAGCCCGCCATCACCGTGGGGCCTCGCACTTCGATGTCCCCTTCCTCCCCCGGGCCACACACCTCGCCATCTCCGCCGACGATGCGAAGCTCGGTCCCCGGCACCGCGGGTCCCGCCGTGCGACCATCGGCGTCCCCGGGCCGCTCCGTCGCCACCTGCGAGCACGCCTCGGTGAGGCCATACGTCTGGAGCGCCAGCAACCCCACCGCTCGCGCCCGCTCCAACAACGGAACCGGCACGGGCCCGCCGCCAATCAACGCCAGCTTGAAGGTCTCGGGGACCCGTCGCCCCGCGCGGACATCCAGCACACGCTCCAGCGTCGTCGCGACCAGGCTCGCGTGGGACACGGACTCTTCGTCGATGGCGCGACTGGTGGACTCGGCGTCGAAGCGCTCATGGAGCACCAGGCAGCCGCCCTCGTAGGCCGTGCGCGTCAACATCGCCAGCCCTCCCACGTGGAAGAGCGGCAACGTCCCCAACCAGCGCGGCGCGGGGTGCGCACCCAGGTTCGCCGCGGAGGCACGCGAGGATGCGCGGAAGTTCCCCTCCGTCAGCAAGGCCCCCTTGGGCCTTCCCGTCGTCCCGCTCGTCAGCAGGATGACTCGCGCGGCGCTTTCATCGAGTGCTGTCGCGGTCGACGAGGAAGCGTCGGACCGGAAGGACTCCAAGGACTCGGCACCCGGGAGCCTCTCACCGAGCGTGCCCAGGGCCAGCGTGAGGCTCGGTGACACGTCCTCGACCAACGGCGCGAGCTCGGCGCGCGTGAGTCTCGCGTTGAGCGGGGCCAGCACCGCACCCAGTCGACCCAGCGCCCAGAAGAGGAAGGCACACGCCGCATGGTTCGTCGCCAGCAGCGCCACCCGGTGACCCGCGCCGATGCCACGGGCCTCGAGCGCGGCCACCCAGTGATTCACCTCGGCATCCATCGCGCCGTAGGTCCACGCGCGTCCCGCGAAGGTGAGCGCCTCCGCGTTCGGGAAGCGCTCGGCACCTTCGCGGATGGGACAGCCGTACTTCGTCACATCACCACTCCCGCATCCAACCCGAGGCCCGGCGTCTCCGGAAGCCGGATGCGCCCATGCACCGGCTGGTAGGGATGCATCGGAGGCTCACGCGCGAAGAGCTGTCCCACGGCGAGTCCCGAAGCGAGCGCCCCCGACGGCAACGCCGCGGCCAGATGCGTCGCGCCCGCCCGCGCCACCACGCCATCCAAGGAGCTCGTCACATACGCCTGCATGCCCAGGCGCGCGGCGCGCATCGCCACCACGAGCCCCGGGAGCAATCCCCCGAGTACCATGGGCTTGAGCACCACCGCGCCCACCGCCGGTCCACCGCCCAGGAAGGGGTCCGCGGACAGCAGCGCGCGCAGCGTCTCCGGAGAACCGAGCGACTCATCCGCGGCCACCATGCACGGCGCGCGACGCTGCACCCGCCACAGCGCGGAGAGGTCATCCGCGGGCGTCGGCTGCTCCACGAGCTCCAGGCCATACCAGCCCAGCTTGTCGAGCGAGCGCTTCGCATCGGGCTCCGACCAGCCGCCGTTCGCGTCCAGCCGCAGCTTCACGTCGGGCCCCACGGCCTCGCGCACCGCCTTCACCCGACGCTCGTCATCCTCCAACGAGCGGCCGGCCACCTTGAGCTTCAGCGTCGCGTAGCCCTCGGTCACGGCCTTCCGGGCCTGCTCCGCCAGGGCCTCCGGACTCTCCTCGTTGAGCAGCGCGCTCACCAGCACCTCGGGACGCGCCTCCTCCGCCAGGAGCCAGCACAGTGGGACACCCTGACGCTTCGCGAGCAGGTCCAGCAGCGCCAGCTCCAGCGCATGCTCCGCGGCGGGCACGGGGCCCGGAGGCGCGGGATGACGGGCCCGGATGCGCACGCCCTCGCCTCGCGCCACCGTCGGCGGGAAGGGAGACAGCGTGTCCTCGACGGCGCGCACGCTGTCGCCCAGGAACTGGCCCTTGAGCGAAGAAAGCCACGCGCCCAGCACCTCGCCACAGACCGACAGCGACTCCGTGCCGAACTCCGGCAGAGGCATCGCCTCGCCGAGCCCTACGCGCCCCTCTTCGTCCTCCAGCCGCACGATGAACCCCTCGCGCGTGGAGTAGGAGCCTCGAGATGTCTTCAGTGGCTGGAGCAGCTCCAACCGCAGCGGGGTCGATGTCGCCTGGACGATGCGCATGGACTCACATCATCGCAGGTACAGGCCCACGCCGAACAGCACGCCGAAGAAGAGTTGGAAGCGCGCGGTGCCACCCAGCGCGGGGTTCAGCGCCGCCCCCTGCTCCCGCAGCACCCGACGAAGCGGGGCCACCACCAGCGGCAGGCTCAGGAAGGACAAGAAGACCCAGGGTCCGGCCAGTCCCAGTGCGTACATGGCCACGGGCGTGGCGAACGACGCCAGCATCAGCAGCACGTACTCCGCCTTGCCCGCCGTCGTCCCCCAGCGGACCGCCAGCGTCCGCTTGCCCGCCTTCACGTCCGTGGTGACGTCCCGCAGGTTGTTGACGACGATGAGCATGGTGCCGCTCGCCCCCACGGGGATGGCCGCCCACCACGCGGCCGGATGCACCGTGCCCGCCTGGACGTAGAAGGTTCCCGTGACCGCGACGAGTCCGAAAAAGATGAAGACGAACAGGTCGCCCAGGCCGTTGTAGCCCAGGGGGAACGGCCCTCCGGTATACGCGTAACCACAGAGCAGCGACGCCAGGCCGATGGCGATGATGGGCCACCCACCCACCGCGACCAGGTACATGCCCACCGCCGTCGCGAGCGCGAAGCACACCGCCGCGCCCAACAGCACGGTGCTCGGGGCGATGAGCCCGCTCTGCGTGACCCGCACCGGGCCCAGCCGCTCGTGCGTATCCGCGCCCTTCTTGAAGTCGTAGTAGTCGTTGATGAAGTTGGTGCCGATCTGGATGAGCACCGCGCCCAGGAGCGCCGCGAGTGCGGGGAGGATTCGCCCCACCCCCAGGCCGAACGCCAGCGTCGTCCCCACCAGCACGGGGACCAATGCCGCCGTCAGCGTCTTCGGACGCACGGCCATCAGCCAGGTCTTCACCGTGGGCTTGGGCTTCACCATCACCACCGAGGCTCCAGGAACCGACGCACTCACGGACTCACCCTCCCGGGGCTCGCCGCCACCGTGGCGGTGGTGCCCTCGAACTGGGGGGCCTCGTACCAGGGCGTCTGGAGGAAACCCAGCACCTCGCGGACGTACTCCTCGGGCGCTTCCAGGTGCGGAGCATGGCCGCAGTCCGCGAAGGCATGGCGCCACACCACCGGCAGCTCCGCCGCCATGCGCCGCGCGGTCTGCGTGAACTTGTCGTCGCGCGCGCCCGTGAGCAGCAACGTGGGCAGGCGCTGATGGTGCAGCTCGGACCAGTAATCCGGTTGCACACCCAACCCCAGGGTCTCCAGCGCGCCAGCGAGGCCCTCGGAAGAGCACGCCCGACGGTGAGCCCGCAGCGTCTCCCGGCGCTCCGCGGGCATCGCGCGCAGGCCGTCGAACAGCGGAAGGGCCTCCCACCGCTCCACGAATGCGTCCACGCCGCGCGCGCGGATGAAGGCCGCGAGCTGCCCGTCCGCCTCGCGCCTCGCGGCCCGCTCCTGCCGCCGATGCAACCCCGGTGAGCCGCTCTCCATGATGAGCCGGCCGAACCGGTCTGGAGCGCGCACCGCCGCGGCCAACGCAATCCGCGCGCCCTGCGAGTAGCCCAGGAGGTCCACCGTGCCCACGCCCAGCGTGTCCACCAGGGACACCAGCGCGTCGACCGTCTCCAGGAAGCCGTCGCGGCCCTTGCGCTCCGGCAGCGGCGTGGCGCCGTGTCCTGGCAGGTCCACCGCGATGGCCCGCACGGAGCGGCCCATCAACGGACGCAGTCCCTGGAACGAGGCCCGGTTCCCCGTGAAGCCGTGGAGCAGCACGAGCGGCCGACCGCCCTCGCCCCACGTCTCGTAAGCCAGCTTCACACCCATGGTCCCTCCCCGAGCGCGGCGGCCATCCGCGCGAAGAGCTGTCGGTGGTCGTCCACGTTCGCGGCCCGGTCCACACGCACCTCGACCAGGTGCAGGCCGCCTTCGAGTCCCTCGCGCACCGCCCCACGCAGCGCCGAGGGCGTCGTCGGACGATGCAGCCGAGCCCCTCCCAGCGCCGCAGCGTGCGACAGGTCCACGCCGTGGGGCGTGCCGAACAGCGTCTCGAACTCGTCCGGCTTCGCCGCCTGCGCGATGGGCAGGAACGAGAAGATGCCTCCCCCGTCGTTGTTCACCGCGACGATGGTGAGCGGGACCTTCGCGCGAGACGCCGAGACGAACGCGCCCACGTCGTGCAGGAGCGCCAGGTCTCCCGTCAGCAGCACCACGGGACGCGAAGCCGCCGCGGCGACGCCCAGCGCGCTCGAGAGGATGCCGTCGATGCCGTTGGCCCCGCGATTCGCGAGCACGCGCAAGGGCATCGTCCCCGCCGGAGCAAACGCATCCACGTCGCGGATGGGCATGCTGCTGGAGACGAACAGCGCGGCCCCCGCGGGGAGCGCGGCCACCACCTCGCGAGCGATTCGCGGCTCGGTGAGCGCATCGGGACGCTCCGCGAACGCCGCCTCCAGCGCTCCCCGAGCCATCCGCTCCGCGGCCATGAAGCCCTGCGCCCATCGACCAGGACCGCGCGTCAGGCCCTTCGCCAGCGCGGCGCACGACGCCACCGCCGAGCCCTCCACCACCGTGGCCGCTCGATGCGCGGGGTCGAACAACGCACCACCGTCGCTGAAGAGGACCTGCTCCGCACCCGATGCGTCCAGCCACTGCTGCGGCACCTTCGGCGTCAGCCCGCCCCCGAACCGCAGCACCAGCTCCGGCCGATGCGTCCGGGCGAACGGCGCATGGCGCAGCAGCGCGTCGTAGTACGAGAGCGTCAGCGGACCGCCCCCGTACCGAGCCTGGGAGGTGGCCTCCGCCAGCACCGGGTAGCCCGTGGCCTGGGACAGCGCGGAGATGGCCTCGGAGAATCCATCCGCCTCGTCGCGCGGACCGCAGACGATGACGCCGCGCTCCGTCGAGGCGATGCGCTGACGGACCGACTCCAGCACCGTCGCATCCGGCGCCGGCAGGGGCGGCACGATGCGCGTGAAGGGCACACCCGAGCGGCCCGCCTTCGACAGCGCGGACAGGTGCTCCTCGCCAAATGCCTCCGTCACCGGCGCGAGCGGCTCGCGGAAAGGCACGTTGAGCTGCACGGCCCCTCGCGGCGCGCGCATCGACGTGGCGACGGCTCGCGCGGCGGTGGCTCGCAGGTGAGCCAGCGCCACATCGCTGGCTTCGGGCACGCCGAGGTCCGAGAAGCTGCGTGCATGCTCGCCATAGAAGCGCGCCTGCGGCACCGTCTGCGCCGCGCCCCACCCCTGGAGCTCCAGCGGACGGTCCGCCGTGAGCACCACCAGGGGCACATGAGACAGCGAGGCCTCGATGACCGCGGGATAGAAGTGCGCGCCCGCCGTGCCGCTCGTCGCCACCAGGATCACCGGCGCGCGCGACTGCTTGGCCAGCCCCAGGCCGAAGAACGCGGCGCTCCGCTCGTCGATGACGGACCAGACGCGCAGGCCCTCCGCGCGAGCACACGCCAGCGCCAGGGGCGAGGAGCGTGAGCCTGGACACACCACGGCGTGCCTCGCACCACCGCGCACCAGTTCCTCGACGAGGGCCCGAGCCCACAACACGTTGAGGTTACTGTCGCCCGACATCCACGCCTCCCAGCGCACGCAACACGGCCAGACTCTTCATCTCCGTCTCCCGCCACTCCGCCTCCGCGATGGAGCCGGCCACGATTCCGCAACCCACGAACAACCGAGCCCTCGCGCCCCGCACCCTCGCCGAGCGCAGCGCCACCATCAGGTGCGCACGCCCCGGCCCCATCCACCCCACCGGCCCCGCGTACCAGCCCCGGTCCAGCCCCTCGTGCTCGACGAGGAAGGACAGCGCGCGCTCGCGAGGCGTGCCGCCCACCGCTGGCGTGGGATGCAGCGCCCCCACCACCTGCGCGGCGGAGACACCTTCCTTCAGCTCCGCGCGAATCCCCGTGCGCAGGTGCACCACGTTCTTCAGCGTCAGCAGGCGCGGCTCGGCGTCCGCGTGAACGTCCACCACCCACGAGCGCAGCGTCGCGAGGATGTAGCGAACCACCGCCTCGTGCTCGCGCACTTCCTTGTCCACCCCTCGCAGCCCGTCGGCCTGCTGGGGTGAGGCCGTCCCCGCGAGCGCCTCGGTCTCGAGCACGCGCCCGTTCACGCGGCACAGCGTCTCGGGGGTCGCACCGAGGAAGCACGTGCCATCCGGCACCCGGAACAGGAACGTGGCGCAGCGAGGATTCTGCTCCCGCAGGCGAGCCAGCACGTCCACCACGTCGAAGGCCGCGGGGCCCTCCACATCCACGGCCCGCGCCAGCACGACCTTCTGGAGCTGTCCGGAGGCGATGGCCTCCAGCGCACGCTCCACGCGCGCCTCGAACTCCGGACGCGAGGACTTCGACGACAGCGCCACCGCACCGCCCCTCGCGTGGCGATAGCCCTCCGCGAAGCGCGCGCGCACCCGCTCCAGCCGCGAGCGCACCGCGTCCTCGCCCCCCCGGCCCTCGGGGGCAAAGGCCGCCACGGCCACCCCGCTCGCCGTGCGCCACACCAGCACCTCGGGGAGCGTCCAGCGGGCCGCGCCGTGGGCGGCCCAGCCCTCGTCCGGAAGCCCCGTCGCACCGAAGCGCAGGCCGCCGAACCAGGGACCGGGCATGTCGGTGGGAGGGGCGTCCAACCAGCGCAGCTCGAGCGCCCCCAGCGTGGCCATCACACCGGGCACCTGCGTGGAATCCGTGGCCTCGACCACGGCCGCCTCGCCCCAGCCCGCCGCCGCCTCGCGCTCCAGGGGCCGCTCCCAATAGACCGTTGGAACGCCCAATGAATCCGCGCCAGAGAGCGGATCCACCGCGGCCAGGGGCATCATTCCGGCCACCCAGCGCTGGCTCTCAACGGGATTGAGCGTCTTCATCAGCGGTCCTCATCCGCGACTGCCCTGAAATCACCTTCGGTTGTCTTCTAAGCCATCTCGGCTATACATGCACCAAGGAGTTCAAAACCTCTTGAACTCGGTGGATGGGAGGGCTCGTGGGAGGCAAGCAGCCAGACGAATCCGCGCCGGTCGCGGTCCGGAAGGACACGGGTGCGCGGCGAGTGCTGCGCGCGTTCCGTCCGGAAGGAACCCGAGTTCAAGTGGGATCGGTG
This window contains:
- a CDS encoding mandelate racemase/muconate lactonizing enzyme family protein — protein: MRIVQATSTPLRLELLQPLKTSRGSYSTREGFIVRLEDEEGRVGLGEAMPLPEFGTESLSVCGEVLGAWLSSLKGQFLGDSVRAVEDTLSPFPPTVARGEGVRIRARHPAPPGPVPAAEHALELALLDLLAKRQGVPLCWLLAEEARPEVLVSALLNEESPEALAEQARKAVTEGYATLKLKVAGRSLEDDERRVKAVREAVGPDVKLRLDANGGWSEPDAKRSLDKLGWYGLELVEQPTPADDLSALWRVQRRAPCMVAADESLGSPETLRALLSADPFLGGGPAVGAVVLKPMVLGGLLPGLVVAMRAARLGMQAYVTSSLDGVVARAGATHLAAALPSGALASGLAVGQLFAREPPMHPYQPVHGRIRLPETPGLGLDAGVVM
- the menD gene encoding 2-succinyl-5-enolpyruvyl-6-hydroxy-3-cyclohexene-1-carboxylic-acid synthase, with amino-acid sequence MSGDSNLNVLWARALVEELVRGGARHAVVCPGSRSSPLALACARAEGLRVWSVIDERSAAFFGLGLAKQSRAPVILVATSGTAGAHFYPAVIEASLSHVPLVVLTADRPLELQGWGAAQTVPQARFYGEHARSFSDLGVPEASDVALAHLRATAARAVATSMRAPRGAVQLNVPFREPLAPVTEAFGEEHLSALSKAGRSGVPFTRIVPPLPAPDATVLESVRQRIASTERGVIVCGPRDEADGFSEAISALSQATGYPVLAEATSQARYGGGPLTLSYYDALLRHAPFARTHRPELVLRFGGGLTPKVPQQWLDASGAEQVLFSDGGALFDPAHRAATVVEGSAVASCAALAKGLTRGPGRWAQGFMAAERMARGALEAAFAERPDALTEPRIAREVVAALPAGAALFVSSSMPIRDVDAFAPAGTMPLRVLANRGANGIDGILSSALGVAAAASRPVVLLTGDLALLHDVGAFVSASRAKVPLTIVAVNNDGGGIFSFLPIAQAAKPDEFETLFGTPHGVDLSHAAALGGARLHRPTTPSALRGAVREGLEGGLHLVEVRVDRAANVDDHRQLFARMAAALGEGPWV
- the menH gene encoding 2-succinyl-6-hydroxy-2,4-cyclohexadiene-1-carboxylate synthase, translated to MGVKLAYETWGEGGRPLVLLHGFTGNRASFQGLRPLMGRSVRAIAVDLPGHGATPLPERKGRDGFLETVDALVSLVDTLGVGTVDLLGYSQGARIALAAAVRAPDRFGRLIMESGSPGLHRRQERAARREADGQLAAFIRARGVDAFVERWEALPLFDGLRAMPAERRETLRAHRRACSSEGLAGALETLGLGVQPDYWSELHHQRLPTLLLTGARDDKFTQTARRMAAELPVVWRHAFADCGHAPHLEAPEEYVREVLGFLQTPWYEAPQFEGTTATVAASPGRVSP
- a CDS encoding isochorismate synthase, which codes for MKTLNPVESQRWVAGMMPLAAVDPLSGADSLGVPTVYWERPLEREAAAGWGEAAVVEATDSTQVPGVMATLGALELRWLDAPPTDMPGPWFGGLRFGATGLPDEGWAAHGAARWTLPEVLVWRTASGVAVAAFAPEGRGGEDAVRSRLERVRARFAEGYRHARGGAVALSSKSSRPEFEARVERALEAIASGQLQKVVLARAVDVEGPAAFDVVDVLARLREQNPRCATFLFRVPDGTCFLGATPETLCRVNGRVLETEALAGTASPQQADGLRGVDKEVREHEAVVRYILATLRSWVVDVHADAEPRLLTLKNVVHLRTGIRAELKEGVSAAQVVGALHPTPAVGGTPRERALSFLVEHEGLDRGWYAGPVGWMGPGRAHLMVALRSARVRGARARLFVGCGIVAGSIAEAEWRETEMKSLAVLRALGGVDVGRQ
- a CDS encoding 1,4-dihydroxy-2-naphthoate polyprenyltransferase codes for the protein MSASVPGASVVMVKPKPTVKTWLMAVRPKTLTAALVPVLVGTTLAFGLGVGRILPALAALLGAVLIQIGTNFINDYYDFKKGADTHERLGPVRVTQSGLIAPSTVLLGAAVCFALATAVGMYLVAVGGWPIIAIGLASLLCGYAYTGGPFPLGYNGLGDLFVFIFFGLVAVTGTFYVQAGTVHPAAWWAAIPVGASGTMLIVVNNLRDVTTDVKAGKRTLAVRWGTTAGKAEYVLLMLASFATPVAMYALGLAGPWVFLSFLSLPLVVAPLRRVLREQGAALNPALGGTARFQLFFGVLFGVGLYLR
- the menE gene encoding o-succinylbenzoate--CoA ligase — translated: MTKYGCPIREGAERFPNAEALTFAGRAWTYGAMDAEVNHWVAALEARGIGAGHRVALLATNHAACAFLFWALGRLGAVLAPLNARLTRAELAPLVEDVSPSLTLALGTLGERLPGAESLESFRSDASSSTATALDESAARVILLTSGTTGRPKGALLTEGNFRASSRASAANLGAHPAPRWLGTLPLFHVGGLAMLTRTAYEGGCLVLHERFDAESTSRAIDEESVSHASLVATTLERVLDVRAGRRVPETFKLALIGGGPVPVPLLERARAVGLLALQTYGLTEACSQVATERPGDADGRTAGPAVPGTELRIVGGDGEVCGPGEEGDIEVRGPTVMAGYWQRPEATSEALRDGWLRTRDLGVLDSRGRLTVLSRRTDLIVRGGENIYPAEVEAVLANHPSVQESAVVGVRDARWGEVPVAFLAPRAGQARPSDDALESWCRQSLAGFKLPTRFFWVDALPRNAMGKLERTVLRKSAES